CCAGTCGCCCGGCGTTCTCCGCGACCTCATGCTGATCGCGGCCGTCGGCATGCACGTAGACCGCGGCCGCCTCGCGGCTCTTGCCACCCAGTAGTTGATACAGCGGCATCCCGGCGCGTTTCCCCTTGATGTCCCAGAGAGCCTGATCGACGCCCGATATCGCGTTGTTGAGCACCGGACCGTTGCGCCAGTAGCCGTGGACCATCGACATCCGCCAGATCTCCTCGATGCGGTCGACGTCGCGTCCAATCAGGAACGGCTTGAGATGACGTTCGATAGCTGCCTCAACGGCGAAGACGCGCTGGGTGAACGTGGCGCAGCCGAGCCCATACAGCCCGTCGTCGGAGGTGAGCACCTTGACGATGACGAGCCGGGAGTTGCCCGGTTGCGTCAGGATCGTCTGAACGTCCTCAATCGTTACCGGCGAGGCACACCTCTTTCCGACCTAGAAGGGCGGCTAGCCCTTGACCGCGCCTGCGGTTAGACCGCCAATTATGTAGCGCTGCAAGAACATGAACAGCACCAGGATCGGAATCATCAACATGAGCACAGCAGCGGCGATCCCCGGCCAGTTGTTCCCGTACACGCCCTCGAAGACGATCAACCCACGGGTGATCGGATACAAGGCGGGGTCGGTCAGGTAGATCGTCGGAAGGATCAACTCGTTCCAGATGCCGATGGCGTGCAGCACGGTCACCGTGGCCACCGCCGGACGGATCAGAGGGAAGATGACCTTGAACACGTACCGCGTGTAGCTGGCGCCGTCGACCGCCGCCGACTCGTCCAGTTCCTTCGGGATCGACTTCATGTAGTTGACCAGGATGATCATCCCAATCGGATTGATCAGGAACAGAAGGATGAAGCCCGGCCGGGTGTTGTAGAGACCGAGGTTCAGGATCAGCTGGAACTGCGGGATCAGCGCCGGCGGAAG
The genomic region above belongs to Acidimicrobiia bacterium and contains:
- a CDS encoding carbohydrate ABC transporter permease → MSTSLDTRFKKIVGSESASTRSRWLKIASYVVLGIFSIFYIWPLFMLVNTSLRPFTEYLQDPGGLASSPSLANFGDAWELANFPQYMLNSALYTFTATAIFIASSLFVAFPIARGYFKGSKALLTLYVVALFLPPALIPQFQLILNLGLYNTRPGFILLFLINPIGMIILVNYMKSIPKELDESAAVDGASYTRYVFKVIFPLIRPAVATVTVLHAIGIWNELILPTIYLTDPALYPITRGLIVFEGVYGNNWPGIAAAVLMLMIPILVLFMFLQRYIIGGLTAGAVKG